The sequence gttgaatttttgatactttttgaaaacatgaaggggtctagtgagcacgcatgttagcaaaaagaagcgacaagattgatgctgtatttttctgttttgcGAAGAGATCAAtaaatgttcagtgagatggaaaatggaacagttcccctatctcATATTGTTTTATcgtacaaattattttattataaattttaattgtatttttattctaCTGTTAAAACACTTATGTTCAATGGCGCCGCCagagcagtgacgggaaatgtaaaaaaaatgtcattggattacaattactaatttgctaataacttttctcagaaGTTATTAATAATTCGGATTTTTCTATTAACAAATAATGCTTAGAagatcctagaactttgtcgaacagatcactgttctaaaaaaaagtctaagccatgagagcgaaatttaaaaaatgtcatggaTTGCCATGACAAttatgtcatttgacactaattcggctctcacgccgcctaTATCAGATTTAGAGCAATGGCCTATTAGAGTcctttgagggctacatgtttatataaaaaaaacataattgtaaataatgtgtgaaaaaagttattagcaaattagtcccatgacatcgaaatgacatttcccgtcactgcgaCAGAGTTCTGGTAATCGTGGGGCTCCAGCAAGTATGGCGCAACGGGTTCATTCATAATTTAGCGTCAGCTGTAAGAACTTTAAAGACAGAATAAGTCTAACACAGAAGTAAAACGAAACCCAGTTCTGGCTCTGGAATTGAGCCTGCATACCAAAAataggagaaattctttggaatttcgtcGAAATTTCCCTTAGGATTTCTatcagaactttctccaggagtaCAGGAAATGTATAATTTCTATatccatttggaaattcctttagactttactcaaaaattcttgtaggaatgCTTCGAAAAGAACTATAAGtgtttccttcgagaatttattaaaaaaatgttttagtaCTTCCATTCAAAACTATTtcgttcttcaataaatttccggaagatttcctgCAAGGATTCCGGAAAAATCCTTAAAGAATGTGTTGTGGttattcttaaggaattcctgaacatAATTCCGCAGGATTTCATAGAGTttccaaaggattcctcggacgaactttcgaagaaatttctagacaggaggattttctaaaagtattcctaaaggaatttctgagagaATAGCTGAAgagatttttaaaagaattctttAATTTTGATTCCTattaggaaattcgaatgaattctcaaaggaatttatgattTTTCCAGAATTCCATCGGGTATTACTTCAGGATTTCATACaggaaattattaaaaaattgctccaagaattctttcgggtgctttcaaccaaaccaaaaatgatttcaaaaattctttaaaaatgaaataatttatattttttacattgcaCTAGTCCCCTATTCGACTACTCTTTTACTCTAGTTTGGTATTTTTCATCAATCGTTTGTTTGGAAGGCTAATTTGCCTCCCTGAcacgttacggagccgaaatcatgttttaatgtttattaaaaTGTTTCATAATTCTTATACAATAAGGTTAGTTTTAAGGAATCGAAAGACTTGCGATTTGCTCGAGGTTAGGAAATACAATAATGCAGTAGAAAAGGAAGGAAGTTTAGGGTGCTTAAAttattacgatgctgatgttcaggTAGTTGTCATTCCTGATGgaacaaacaaacattttctttgGAGACAACatcgagaggaagacatacgaactAGACTAACGACATacattgaaatggacaacaagaggaagacattcatGATGGGGTTCTGGGGTTCGACAGGCAAGGGGAAGGGTGGACTATGATTACAGTCtcacatcagcaactttcaaaaattgatgtataaGGGACATGTACCCGACATCAAGGCCTGTTAGCACTACCCTAATAGGCTTCGGGTGTTTTCCTTGGACACTGAGATGTTTAATTGGCGCAGATCTAGGGCCACGATTTCCTCGCACGCCCAAATCGTGATCAATATCCTGATAATCTTCCctgcaaacacagagattgccttCCAAGAGCCCCaccctgaaaagatgtgcatttaaagtgtagtgatttgacattagacgacacatgggtCGAATGAAGTCTTGTCCCATATTCATTTTCTCTTCGACACCTGCGAGCGAATTGAATGCAGCTACCTACCCAACtcaccatttgtccatttctgttacCAGCTGATAGAGGtctcctgacgaactaatgtgaaaaaatcttcgaaggtGATTTGAcaaagtttcgtaaatattatgtCACTTATGcttaacttatgttgttttgttttaatcACAATAAAACAAACTACCACAATaatatcgttgcgatattttctaaaggtcagtcctattgttgcggtatcgcctgtatttcttatggagaatgataccacaacaatagtaccttagcactaccgcaataataagCTCAAAGAACGcattttttaaggaaaaatgtTGATTGTTGTTTATTTTGAATGGAATATCGTAGAACAAAAGGTTTTCTAGAGGTTAATTGGAAGAGTTTTAGCAGATCCACAATTCCGGATCCACGATGCTATTATATTCAGcatggactattttaacactaccgcaacattaggtcataccacaacgataggacatTTTACCCAACATTGGAAATTGATCACATTTTGTTGTCATTTTATTTCATTACACAAAGGTAGATGTACTGAAGTGAGGGTGCGATTCGACAATGTCCTTGAGGGTCAACAAAGAAGATTATTATAAAACTTTCTCTTAAAtaagataaaaaaatacttgaatTGATCACCAAATTATTGAAtagttctagaccaacatttgaaaatggcgtAACAGCcatatatatagctatatatgtagacgaagaatcaggaagaataaattttgattgtCACGCTCTTttaaaatgttggtctagaattataGATCGAGTATAATTATTCATAGTTACATCTAAAGCTAAAGATTCGGATACCGCCGTACGTCAACGAGTattgtttcaaatttgttattcaGATAACTAGTAAATTTCAGCGAATATTCTAATCAAACTATCCTCAATTACAGTTCCCGAGGAGTCCAGAGAAATTCAGTTGTGGATAGCCAATGCTCGTGGTATGAGTTTCATTAGTTTAGCTGTGCATGGTCAATCCCTTTTCAGGTATTAAACATATAATTGGAATGGATATTAAAATCAGAATTTAAATATCGATGAAACAAAACAATCatcaattcaatttattttttttagattaaaCTATCCATTCCGAATGAGACAGTGGCATCACGCGTGCGCTTCATGGAATGGAAAAACAGGTGAATGGCAACTATGGGTTAAAtcggaaagagttggacgaggATTCCACAATAGAGTAAGCGAAGGGTTCCCAGATACAAGATCCTTCCTAATTTGACAATGTATTTTCTAGCTAGTGGACTATGAAATTAAACCCCATGGTAAACTATACTCTGGAGGCCAATCAATAACTGGTCTAACAGATACTGACCTGCACTTCGAGTTAACTATGGTCCAACTGTACAAGGTCGCACTGAGCGCCGGAAAAGCACATCGCGATCACAAACATCACCATGTTCACCATTTCGATCACCACGGAGGAGAGGTAACACCGGCACCACCAGTGCCGGCTCAACCGGTGAGTACTTCCCTTATTCAAGAAGTTATGTTTCAATAGCTCTGAAAATATTGCGTCTTATCTATTGTGTATTTCGTTCTAGACCGTCAGTCCACCTACGAACCCACTTTTAGCCAACGGTCAAATTCCGACAAACGTAAAGATTAACTTAGCTAACGCACAAAACCAACAAAATCCTGGAAATTTAGGTATCCCGGTGAAAGGTTTACCTTCTCAGCTAATTGGTGGGTTCGTTCCATCTGATACTGCCACAATCAATACACAATTCAAGAGTGGTCAATTCCACATTGGTGGTCGAAATTTACAACAGCAATTGGCCATTGGAAACATTCTAGGCCAATTGAAAACTAATATTGCCAGTACAAAACCAATCCAGAGCGAAGTAGTATTTCCAGATGCGTTATCAAAGCGAACGTCTACATCTTATATTGATCTAAACAACCCAGCGAATGTACAAATTATTGACGATTCTCGTACGAAGAACATTTTCAAACGTGAAACCAGCGATTCAGACGACAAAAAACTGCAAAAACGTGGTTTAGTTCTGTTGAAGGACGGTACCATAGTGGACGATGGAGGAAAAGGCAGTGAATACATTTTCGATGGACTAGCGGAGTTCGGTTTGCCCGATTTCAAGAATAAGCTTGGCAAGGAAACTGATATCGAAAGCGAAATTCGGGAACATGACCGCGAACCAGCCGAAGGAGAGGTTAAAGCCGTGATGAACCTGTGTTCAAAATGCGACGACGAACCATTCGCCGGAGCCATTGTATTTGCATGGAAGAATCTACGACCAAACTTGGATCACGCGTTACGAGCGAAGGCTTCCCTGG comes from Armigeres subalbatus isolate Guangzhou_Male chromosome 2, GZ_Asu_2, whole genome shotgun sequence and encodes:
- the LOC134211704 gene encoding uncharacterized protein LOC134211704, which produces MLPYHRKTAIALVFVLQSALLWRSNATLELAQSNQKEHAANKRSSVFHDNLFPSNAKPSLGFSVLGEDKLLDTSDLLNTQYYTDIQNTDSKCSVDKFAFNHEGTVTYEHDLPALQQFTLCAWMRFTNHTGDHTIITYAVPEESREIQLWIANARGMSFISLAVHGQSLFRLNYPFRMRQWHHACASWNGKTGEWQLWVKSERVGRGFHNRLVDYEIKPHGKLYSGGQSITGLTDTDLHFELTMVQLYKVALSAGKAHRDHKHHHVHHFDHHGGEVTPAPPVPAQPTVSPPTNPLLANGQIPTNVKINLANAQNQQNPGNLGIPVKGLPSQLIGGFVPSDTATINTQFKSGQFHIGGRNLQQQLAIGNILGQLKTNIASTKPIQSEVVFPDALSKRTSTSYIDLNNPANVQIIDDSRTKNIFKRETSDSDDKKLQKRGLVLLKDGTIVDDGGKGSEYIFDGLAEFGLPDFKNKLGKETDIESEIREHDREPAEGEVKAVMNLCSKCDDEPFAGAIVFAWKNLRPNLDHALRAKASLVCGQF